One Mycoplasmopsis caviae DNA segment encodes these proteins:
- a CDS encoding M17 family metallopeptidase produces MSLFTKLVNKATKDVLLQATFKDAKKIEYLIEKNNKITEYLNENKAYVYLGEKSKLDFNSLEIFFRTLSESAARNYCVDLASFTTETLSVADVVEAFTRAIYFTRASLYNEKTEEKSKEFLLVPFIEKATKDVEERFQKSLILAEATNYARNLQVTPPNVCNSEYLAQQIVKDFSQYKNLKITVLNKKQIEENKMGLLLSVNRGSMYEPRVVIIEYVGDPSSKEKTVLVGKGITFDSGGYSLKPSRSMLGMKFDMSGSVIVASTLKAIAQLKPKKNVSAIMCITDNRINGDASLPDSVWKAMNGKSVEINNTDAEGRLVMADGLVYAARKLNATRLVDVATLTGAILIALGHTYTGIWATSEKAWEDISKAAKNAHELVWRMPFDEAFSKNIKASKVADLKNTDLSGNGGSNSAAMFLKEFTDGIEYIHCDVAGTADINEVPQGVLVKTLTELALI; encoded by the coding sequence ATGTCACTTTTTACAAAATTAGTAAATAAAGCAACTAAAGATGTTTTGCTTCAAGCAACATTCAAGGATGCTAAAAAAATTGAATACTTAATCGAAAAAAACAACAAAATCACAGAATATCTTAATGAAAATAAAGCATATGTTTACCTAGGAGAAAAAAGCAAACTAGACTTTAATTCACTTGAAATTTTCTTTAGAACACTAAGCGAAAGTGCAGCAAGAAATTACTGTGTGGATTTAGCTTCTTTTACAACTGAAACTCTTTCTGTTGCTGATGTGGTTGAAGCATTTACTAGAGCAATCTATTTTACAAGAGCTTCACTTTACAATGAAAAAACAGAAGAAAAAAGCAAAGAATTTTTACTAGTTCCATTTATTGAAAAAGCAACTAAAGATGTTGAAGAAAGATTCCAAAAATCATTAATCTTAGCAGAAGCTACAAATTATGCTCGTAACTTACAAGTTACTCCACCAAATGTGTGCAACTCAGAATATTTAGCACAACAAATTGTTAAAGATTTTAGTCAATACAAAAATCTTAAAATTACTGTTTTAAATAAAAAACAAATTGAAGAAAACAAAATGGGTTTATTACTTTCAGTAAATAGAGGTTCAATGTATGAACCACGTGTGGTTATTATTGAATATGTAGGGGATCCATCAAGTAAAGAAAAAACTGTTTTAGTAGGTAAAGGGATTACATTTGACTCAGGTGGATACTCACTAAAACCATCAAGAAGTATGCTTGGAATGAAATTTGATATGTCTGGTAGTGTAATTGTCGCTTCAACACTAAAAGCCATTGCACAACTTAAACCTAAGAAAAATGTCTCAGCAATTATGTGTATAACAGACAATAGAATTAATGGCGATGCTTCATTACCTGATTCAGTTTGAAAAGCAATGAATGGCAAGAGTGTTGAAATCAACAACACAGATGCTGAAGGTCGTTTAGTGATGGCTGATGGTCTAGTTTATGCAGCTAGAAAACTAAATGCAACTAGATTAGTTGATGTTGCAACACTTACAGGAGCAATCTTAATTGCACTAGGTCACACATACACAGGTATTTGAGCTACAAGTGAAAAAGCTTGAGAAGATATTTCAAAGGCAGCAAAGAATGCACATGAATTAGTTTGAAGAATGCCTTTTGATGAAGCATTTTCAAAAAATATTAAAGCTTCAAAAGTTGCTGATCTTAAAAACACAGATTTAAGTGGAAATGGTGGCTCAAACTCAGCCGCTATGTTCTTAAAAGAGTTCACAGATGGTATTGA
- a CDS encoding PhoU domain-containing protein: MAINYTLLKKSEENLRKMFFDYLDQAYKMHTKLTNLISMYQNKADISGLFLDIEKREKQSDLTQVNTIDELLWDISKDQPLLSHLRWYICVLTSASDIERICDYLFHMSKFFYINKKIPQEVVDVALSMNIELSKIFKEYSNRLQDEKSTKEFFVEFKKQKEEYMAFCDNEIKKIAKKLSKKDEYSYEMIIKFSFELHSYYRVVERLENIIENLIFIHDTDFFRKKLDDEEMF; the protein is encoded by the coding sequence ATGGCTATAAATTACACCTTATTGAAGAAAAGTGAAGAAAATTTAAGAAAAATGTTTTTTGACTACTTAGACCAAGCATACAAAATGCATACTAAATTAACAAATCTTATCTCAATGTATCAAAATAAAGCAGATATTAGTGGGCTATTTCTTGATATTGAGAAACGAGAAAAACAAAGTGATTTAACTCAAGTTAATACAATTGACGAGTTATTGTGAGATATATCAAAGGACCAACCACTATTAAGCCACTTACGTTGATATATTTGCGTCCTAACATCAGCAAGTGATATTGAAAGAATTTGCGACTATTTATTTCATATGTCTAAATTCTTTTATATAAACAAAAAAATACCACAAGAAGTTGTTGATGTGGCATTATCTATGAATATTGAACTAAGCAAAATATTCAAGGAATATAGTAATAGATTACAAGATGAAAAATCAACTAAAGAATTCTTTGTTGAGTTTAAAAAACAAAAAGAAGAGTATATGGCTTTTTGTGATAATGAAATCAAAAAGATTGCTAAGAAATTAAGCAAAAAAGATGAATATTCATATGAAATGATAATTAAGTTTTCTTTTGAATTACACTCATACTATCGTGTAGTTGAGCGATTAGAAAACATTATTGAAAACTTAATTTTTATACACGACACAGATTTCTTTAGAAAGAAATTGGACGATGAAGAAATGTTTTAA
- a CDS encoding ABC transporter permease subunit, with the protein MQQKLKSNKNKTLKYSTLILSFLALAILIAFVGFIFFKSLLSWKEFGTKIFYFNYKIAGVRGGIYFPLLTSLILGTLTLLIACPVALRIAILITYRNKNYKVFRTLKFTFMFLSALPSVLYGLFGFIPLSWMNKHILHMENATNLFSATMVLTLMCIPTMISGIIGQFQKVDLGLYLSGSAIGLSESKVIYQLIKKSLNRKILLIYLGSFAKVIGESAALSYILNSNNYLDHFNGIKSFFNSALRPLSVFINVNFFAENGGEATRSYMFNLAFVLLIVISLINVLIILIINLKVKKPSLLSKFKSWQEVKDLLLKKQKNYKLINTLYTVKQWFWEIVALAFTLIFYSWFTIDLTYRTLNYLAQGKVDALTNKGNFRALFNTFYIALVTILITFPFAFFVTVYFVEFSKNKKAKMIFENAINIMSSMPALLYGVFGSLLFLEICQLALGGKASNSLLAGSLTMSIMLFAFSCKWIKDALESVDQVVVTSAAALGLSESAILFKIKLVKIWPALLNICILMLAKIFSETTLFILTSGLNNSKHISLLLFGQTLTTRMYAQLSLPSSYSIPTMYYCAMMSFVTIFILLSLSEFLIPKLSKLKLKH; encoded by the coding sequence ATGCAGCAGAAACTAAAAAGTAATAAAAATAAAACTTTAAAGTACTCTACATTAATTTTGAGCTTTCTAGCTCTTGCCATTTTGATTGCCTTTGTTGGCTTTATTTTCTTTAAATCATTATTGAGTTGAAAAGAATTTGGGACTAAAATTTTCTATTTTAACTACAAGATTGCTGGTGTTAGAGGCGGTATATATTTTCCACTTCTAACAAGTTTGATTTTGGGTACACTAACACTTCTAATTGCTTGTCCAGTAGCACTAAGAATTGCAATTTTAATTACTTATCGAAATAAAAATTATAAAGTTTTTAGAACACTCAAATTTACCTTTATGTTTCTAAGTGCACTACCTTCGGTGTTATATGGACTTTTTGGTTTTATACCACTAAGTTGAATGAATAAACATATTTTACATATGGAAAATGCAACTAATTTATTTAGTGCTACAATGGTTTTAACTCTTATGTGTATTCCAACAATGATTAGTGGCATAATTGGTCAATTTCAAAAAGTGGATTTGGGACTTTATTTATCCGGAAGTGCAATTGGTCTTAGTGAGTCCAAAGTTATTTATCAACTAATTAAGAAGTCGCTAAATAGAAAAATATTATTAATTTATTTGGGCTCTTTTGCCAAAGTTATAGGAGAATCAGCTGCACTTTCTTATATACTAAATAGCAATAATTACCTTGATCACTTCAACGGAATTAAATCATTTTTCAACTCTGCTCTAAGACCTCTTTCAGTTTTTATTAATGTTAACTTTTTTGCTGAAAATGGAGGTGAAGCAACTAGAAGTTATATGTTTAATTTGGCTTTTGTTCTGCTTATTGTAATAAGTTTAATTAATGTATTAATCATTCTAATTATTAATTTAAAGGTCAAAAAACCAAGTTTATTAAGTAAGTTCAAAAGTTGACAAGAAGTAAAGGATTTATTGTTAAAGAAACAAAAAAACTATAAGCTCATTAATACCTTATATACTGTAAAACAGTGGTTTTGGGAAATTGTAGCACTTGCTTTTACACTTATATTTTATTCATGGTTTACTATTGACCTAACTTATAGAACACTAAATTATTTGGCACAAGGTAAAGTAGATGCACTAACAAATAAAGGTAATTTTAGGGCTCTGTTTAACACTTTCTATATAGCACTTGTAACAATATTAATAACATTTCCTTTTGCTTTCTTTGTAACAGTCTATTTTGTTGAATTTTCAAAAAACAAGAAAGCAAAAATGATTTTTGAAAATGCGATTAATATCATGTCATCAATGCCTGCACTACTATATGGTGTCTTTGGTTCATTATTATTTTTAGAAATATGCCAACTTGCTCTTGGTGGTAAAGCAAGTAATTCGCTCTTAGCCGGATCCTTAACAATGAGTATTATGCTCTTTGCTTTTAGTTGTAAGTGAATCAAAGATGCACTTGAGTCAGTTGATCAAGTTGTTGTTACCAGTGCAGCTGCACTTGGTTTAAGTGAAAGTGCCATATTGTTTAAAATAAAATTAGTCAAGATTTGGCCTGCACTATTGAATATATGCATCTTAATGTTGGCTAAAATATTTTCAGAAACAACACTCTTTATTCTTACTAGTGGACTAAATAATTCAAAACACATTAGCCTTCTACTTTTTGGTCAAACACTAACTACTCGTATGTATGCTCAATTATCACTACCATCATCATATTCGATTCCAACTATGTATTATTGTGCCATGATGTCATTTGTTACAATCTTCATTCTTTTAAGTCTATCTGAATTCTTAATACCAAAATTAAGCAAGTTAAAATTGAAACACTAG
- a CDS encoding type 2 periplasmic-binding domain-containing protein, which produces MKKKLTFFSLMLPTIPLATLSASSCAYNTPVLSFKGSSNMLQFLMDISDHFGNKFEMNIVGGGSANGYSQLIQGRTYFASMSKDPRFGLNNVDKAKEKKEYLDNKLKTFLVAKERLAFVLKLPSSSLDLSSGSIDIKDLKTYFNKSNWKNILEAFGGQRQLNLGDLTHNSDPNLTKINITPFYKSGGLNFSGTAEAFVKQNPFSDIKPSEKAQKFLQDTVDEPKYDVHLANESSNEYWIAMKSHESAALGFLTLDFVMKNQADFENENCLILSYYDPNDNKYYSPLDFDNLNKYIWNIGLYLIMSLKGNYDRQLEFLYMLFNPETKNREKIKEIYQKNALTLPSEDEIIANFNIDNINKFKWPEIKDKVKADKID; this is translated from the coding sequence ATGAAGAAGAAGTTAACTTTTTTTAGCTTAATGTTGCCAACAATACCGCTGGCAACATTAAGTGCATCTTCTTGTGCATATAATACACCTGTCTTGAGTTTTAAAGGTTCAAGCAATATGTTGCAATTTTTAATGGATATCTCAGATCATTTTGGCAATAAATTTGAAATGAACATTGTTGGCGGTGGCAGTGCAAATGGTTATAGTCAACTAATTCAAGGTCGAACCTATTTTGCTTCTATGAGTAAAGATCCACGATTTGGACTTAATAATGTTGATAAAGCGAAAGAAAAAAAAGAATACTTGGACAATAAACTTAAAACATTTTTAGTGGCAAAAGAAAGGCTTGCTTTTGTTCTTAAATTGCCAAGCAGTAGTCTTGATTTAAGTAGTGGCTCAATTGATATTAAGGATTTAAAAACCTACTTTAACAAGTCTAATTGGAAGAATATACTTGAAGCTTTTGGTGGTCAAAGACAACTTAACTTAGGTGATTTGACACATAATAGTGATCCAAACTTAACTAAAATTAATATTACTCCTTTTTATAAATCTGGTGGACTCAATTTTAGTGGTACAGCTGAAGCTTTTGTTAAGCAAAATCCTTTTAGCGACATTAAACCTTCTGAGAAGGCACAAAAATTTCTTCAAGATACAGTTGATGAACCTAAGTATGATGTTCATTTAGCAAATGAGTCAAGTAATGAATATTGAATTGCAATGAAAAGTCATGAGAGTGCTGCACTAGGTTTCCTTACACTTGATTTTGTTATGAAGAATCAGGCTGACTTTGAGAATGAAAATTGCTTAATTTTAAGTTATTATGATCCTAATGATAATAAGTATTATAGTCCGCTTGATTTTGATAATTTAAACAAATATATTTGAAACATTGGTCTATATTTAATAATGAGTCTTAAAGGTAATTATGATAGACAGCTTGAGTTTTTATATATGCTATTTAATCCTGAAACTAAAAATCGTGAAAAAATTAAAGAAATTTATCAAAAGAATGCATTAACATTACCAAGCGAAGATGAAATTATTGCTAATTTTAATATTGATAATATTAATAAATTTAAGTGGCCAGAAATCAAGGATAAAGTTAAGGCAGACAAAATAGATTAG
- a CDS encoding phosphate ABC transporter ATP-binding protein, with protein sequence MDKKIIFKLSNVNFWYSKKSKQILKNVNIEFYENETVALIGPSGCGKSTSLKLLNRIHGPSAGNYLEGSVEYLNNDLFSKKSLSDIELKKQVGMIFQQPSVFPLSIYDNVAIGLRNIGIRDKQILDQRVQEALEKAALYDEVKDKLKESADALSGGQKQRLAIARAIALNPKVLLMDEPTSALDPIATQKIENLILELKKDYTIILVTHSMAQAQRVSDKTAFFLDGELIELNDTRSIFTKPLKEQTKDYIMGKIG encoded by the coding sequence ATGGATAAAAAAATTATTTTTAAATTAAGTAATGTTAACTTCTGATATAGCAAAAAGTCAAAACAAATTCTTAAAAATGTAAATATTGAATTTTATGAAAATGAAACCGTGGCTCTTATTGGACCTAGTGGTTGTGGTAAGAGCACTTCATTAAAGTTACTTAATAGAATTCATGGACCAAGTGCCGGCAATTATTTAGAAGGTAGTGTTGAATATCTAAATAATGACTTATTTAGCAAAAAGTCACTTAGTGATATTGAACTTAAAAAGCAAGTTGGAATGATATTTCAGCAACCAAGTGTCTTTCCACTTTCTATTTATGATAATGTCGCAATTGGTCTGCGTAATATAGGCATTAGAGATAAGCAAATTTTAGACCAAAGGGTTCAAGAAGCCCTTGAAAAAGCTGCACTATATGATGAGGTTAAGGACAAACTTAAAGAGAGTGCAGATGCACTTAGTGGTGGTCAAAAACAAAGACTTGCTATTGCGCGAGCAATTGCTCTAAATCCAAAAGTTTTACTTATGGATGAACCTACTAGCGCACTAGATCCTATTGCCACTCAAAAGATTGAAAACTTGATTTTAGAACTTAAAAAAGATTACACAATTATTCTAGTTACTCACTCAATGGCACAGGCTCAACGTGTTAGTGACAAAACTGCCTTCTTTTTAGATGGCGAATTAATTGAATTAAATGATACAAGAAGTATTTTTACTAAACCATTAAAAGAACAAACAAAAGACTACATTATGGGAAAGATAGGTTAG
- the hprK gene encoding HPr(Ser) kinase/phosphatase: MKKRKIDIREIIKEFDLKICNTECEPIYRYVQEPAIKRLGLELSGQTENSYYSRNIICWGTSESIFFLKKGKEEALNILDRVLKVQPPLVILSKGVSELPKKWILKICNKYKIPVFVTEFSSTSRITASIGTYLSEKYSEEVQIHGCLVLIGGVGVLIVGPSGSGKSEATLELIQRGHIFVSDDAVLVKLVGNTYHGKSPAITKNFLEARGIGLIDIKYTYGIKSVTDNCEIDLVVELVSNRTEEAKDLDRLGLLNLKFPILDSALPKIQIPVKDGSSAASLIETAVSTFLARKDGIDVLKEIQERGEKDNEV, from the coding sequence ATGAAAAAAAGAAAAATAGACATAAGGGAAATTATTAAGGAATTTGACCTAAAGATATGTAATACTGAATGTGAGCCAATTTATCGTTACGTTCAAGAACCGGCAATTAAAAGATTAGGACTTGAACTTTCTGGTCAAACTGAAAATTCATATTACTCAAGAAATATTATTTGTTGAGGTACGAGTGAGTCAATCTTTTTTCTAAAAAAAGGTAAGGAAGAAGCACTAAACATACTCGATAGAGTGCTTAAAGTTCAACCACCATTAGTAATACTCTCAAAAGGTGTAAGTGAACTACCTAAAAAATGAATTTTGAAAATTTGTAACAAGTATAAAATTCCTGTTTTTGTCACAGAGTTTTCTTCAACTTCAAGAATTACTGCATCAATAGGAACCTATCTTAGTGAAAAATACTCAGAAGAAGTTCAAATTCATGGTTGCTTGGTTTTAATTGGCGGTGTTGGTGTTTTAATAGTTGGCCCAAGTGGTAGTGGTAAGTCAGAAGCAACACTTGAGTTGATTCAACGTGGCCACATATTTGTCAGTGATGATGCTGTGTTAGTTAAATTAGTAGGTAACACATATCATGGTAAAAGTCCTGCTATTACAAAAAACTTTTTGGAAGCTAGAGGTATTGGTTTAATTGACATTAAATATACATATGGTATTAAATCAGTAACTGACAATTGCGAAATTGATCTTGTGGTTGAATTAGTAAGTAACCGAACAGAAGAAGCAAAAGACTTAGATCGTTTAGGTTTGCTAAACTTAAAGTTTCCAATATTAGACTCAGCGTTGCCTAAGATCCAAATTCCAGTTAAGGATGGTTCTAGTGCAGCTAGTTTGATTGAAACAGCGGTAAGTACATTCTTAGCAAGAAAAGACGGTATTGATGTGCTAAAAGAAATTCAAGAGAGAGGAGAGAAAGATAATGAAGTATAA
- a CDS encoding LlaJI family restriction endonuclease, whose product MNANSLNFILSEHCSVTDKKSDSFVGVKISQNDFSVHFPIGYQLPDNDDDLMKDIKNLINILTIFNDKNEGTISKGNFNCTTDSSFPFQSYINVINYYLRHNANYYNEIVPVYKIAKKGKIDFKRTIQKVNPVLNNKNIVYLDMVVRNNTQNFDNLITQINKYCVWESFNKIGWLFSISSPVKPDISFDKNMFIMALKIKLNSTNKDVDKQLILSMIAMIEHIANSTNDIEMSFGTNKFEYVWEGLIDTIFGIKNKSKYFPMGIWKDKNNNELCSSVLKPDTIMFYGNKYYVIDAKFYKYGFEPNQGINSLPATTDINKQITYAQNVKSKHPNSEVFNAFLMPYNSHNNIFNANEPYFLVTEAKANWISNPQTYEVIKGIVVDVRYLLKNYQESYNKNKKMLSVEIEKRL is encoded by the coding sequence ATGAATGCAAACAGTTTAAATTTTATCTTATCGGAACATTGTTCTGTCACCGACAAAAAAAGTGATTCTTTTGTTGGGGTTAAGATAAGTCAAAATGATTTTTCTGTTCATTTTCCGATAGGGTATCAATTGCCAGATAATGATGATGATTTAATGAAAGATATTAAAAACCTTATAAATATTTTAACAATATTTAATGATAAAAATGAAGGTACTATTAGTAAAGGAAATTTTAATTGTACAACTGATTCATCATTTCCTTTTCAATCATATATAAATGTAATTAATTATTATCTAAGACATAATGCAAACTATTATAACGAGATTGTGCCAGTATATAAAATTGCTAAAAAAGGTAAAATAGATTTTAAACGTACGATTCAAAAGGTAAATCCTGTATTAAACAACAAAAACATTGTTTATTTAGATATGGTAGTTAGAAATAATACACAGAATTTTGATAATTTAATTACACAAATAAACAAATATTGTGTTTGGGAAAGTTTCAATAAAATTGGTTGACTATTTTCAATAAGTAGCCCTGTTAAACCAGATATTTCATTTGATAAAAATATGTTTATTATGGCTCTAAAAATAAAATTAAATAGTACAAATAAAGATGTTGATAAACAACTAATATTATCTATGATTGCAATGATTGAACATATTGCAAATTCTACAAATGATATTGAGATGTCATTTGGTACGAATAAATTTGAGTATGTTTGAGAGGGGCTAATTGATACTATTTTTGGCATAAAAAATAAATCTAAGTATTTTCCGATGGGTATTTGAAAAGATAAAAATAATAATGAACTATGTTCCAGTGTCCTTAAGCCAGATACAATTATGTTTTATGGTAACAAATATTATGTTATAGATGCTAAGTTTTACAAATATGGATTTGAACCAAATCAAGGAATAAATAGTCTGCCTGCAACAACGGACATTAACAAACAAATTACATACGCTCAAAATGTTAAATCAAAGCATCCTAATTCAGAAGTGTTTAATGCATTTTTGATGCCATATAATAGCCATAATAATATTTTTAATGCAAATGAACCTTATTTCCTTGTTACTGAAGCAAAAGCAAATTGAATTAGTAATCCTCAAACATATGAAGTTATAAAAGGCATTGTTGTAGACGTTAGATACCTTTTAAAAAATTATCAAGAAAGCTATAACAAAAATAAAAAAATGTTAAGTGTTGAAATTGAAAAAAGATTGTAA
- a CDS encoding McrB family protein yields the protein MSNNVNKLTRELIDNWVIEEVNKLEIEYKKANNIINENRIIFKQRFGINALLEEGLNFLKLMFNKCIIGLPLKEQSLLYTLEYGYKNWEDAEKVFGNVEEAPYKYPVYSDQKKVNDYWYLGNKKNKEDKENITDDKAIEIALEFRKNLALCIDIIVENSTNLINKEDYLNLFIKLSAVIPNFINENWIIKYFHMLFPTIFPATFGKEAQDHILKYLKLDTSEEQFERLFFIMSYIKKLKISPYSFARLCHLIRNNKTKIKIMEKITKKYGINEIIYGVPGSGKSHLIKNEYCNNDEFIERIVFHPDYTYSDFVGQILPKLNDEGNIEYSFNPGPFTRIVKKAYENKEKMWYLIIEEINRGNAPAIFGDIFQLLDRNENGESEYSISNSEIAKEIFKDESKKIRIPSNLSIICTMNTSDQNVFTLDTAFQRRWNMRLVSNNFDESESDFAKTKILDTSVTWKKFINVINSTILNKSIQLSSSEDKRLGTHFVSKNDLLMSKDNQYKNSLFSQKVLRYLWDDAFKFNKEDLFNIVDVNNLEGIIENFSRSKEDDRFRAIFKDNICELLFSNEENNKGI from the coding sequence ATGAGTAATAATGTAAATAAATTAACAAGAGAATTAATTGATAATTGAGTTATTGAAGAAGTTAATAAACTCGAAATTGAATACAAAAAAGCAAACAATATTATAAATGAAAATAGAATTATTTTTAAGCAGAGATTCGGGATAAATGCCCTCCTGGAGGAAGGGTTAAATTTTTTAAAATTAATGTTTAATAAATGTATCATTGGTCTTCCACTAAAAGAACAAAGTTTATTATATACTCTTGAATATGGTTACAAAAATTGAGAAGATGCTGAAAAAGTATTTGGTAATGTAGAAGAAGCACCATATAAATACCCTGTGTATTCTGATCAAAAGAAAGTAAATGATTATTGATATCTTGGCAATAAAAAAAATAAAGAAGATAAAGAAAATATTACCGATGATAAAGCAATTGAAATTGCTTTAGAATTTAGAAAAAACCTTGCTTTATGTATTGATATAATAGTTGAAAATTCAACAAATTTAATAAATAAAGAAGATTATTTGAATTTATTCATCAAACTATCAGCAGTAATTCCTAATTTTATTAATGAAAACTGAATAATTAAATATTTTCATATGTTATTTCCAACAATTTTTCCTGCAACATTTGGCAAGGAAGCACAAGATCATATATTAAAATATTTGAAACTTGATACATCTGAAGAACAATTTGAAAGATTATTTTTTATTATGAGTTATATTAAAAAACTCAAAATTTCACCATATAGTTTTGCAAGACTATGCCATTTAATTAGAAACAATAAAACAAAAATTAAAATTATGGAGAAGATAACTAAAAAATATGGCATAAACGAAATAATTTATGGTGTTCCTGGATCTGGGAAGTCGCATTTAATAAAAAATGAATATTGCAATAATGATGAATTTATAGAGAGAATTGTTTTTCATCCTGATTACACATATTCAGATTTTGTAGGGCAAATATTGCCAAAACTAAATGATGAAGGTAATATTGAATACAGTTTTAATCCAGGTCCATTCACAAGAATTGTTAAAAAAGCATATGAAAACAAAGAAAAAATGTGATATCTAATAATTGAGGAGATAAATAGGGGTAATGCGCCAGCAATTTTTGGTGATATTTTTCAATTATTGGATAGAAATGAAAATGGAGAAAGTGAATATTCAATTTCAAATAGTGAAATTGCCAAAGAGATTTTTAAAGATGAAAGCAAAAAAATTCGAATACCGTCAAACCTAAGCATCATTTGTACAATGAATACGTCTGATCAAAATGTATTTACACTTGATACTGCATTTCAAAGAAGATGAAACATGAGACTGGTAAGTAACAATTTTGATGAAAGTGAAAGCGATTTTGCTAAAACAAAAATACTTGATACATCTGTCACATGAAAAAAATTTATTAATGTGATTAATTCAACTATTCTAAACAAAAGTATTCAGTTATCTTCATCTGAAGATAAAAGGCTTGGGACTCATTTTGTAAGTAAAAACGACCTACTCATGAGCAAAGACAACCAATATAAAAATAGTTTATTTTCTCAAAAAGTTCTAAGGTATTTATGAGATGATGCATTTAAATTCAATAAAGAGGATTTATTTAATATTGTAGATGTTAATAATTTAGAAGGAATAATAGAAAATTTCAGTCGTTCGAAAGAAGATGATAGGTTTAGAGCAATTTTTAAAGATAATATTTGTGAGTTATTGTTTTCTAATGAAGAAAATAATAAGGGTATTTAA
- the lgt gene encoding prolipoprotein diacylglyceryl transferase — translation MKYKNTLSPIAANTSVPLFKIGNWPIQVYSLTLMLGMIASILTIAIFWRREKYKWEYFLTLVLITVPSAIIGARLWDLVEEAIYNPNYNWSGWYKVWEGGLSIQGGVVLAFLLDIFYVYTIRDKVDIRKVASIIIPNILIGQVIGRWGNYANHEVYGKIDYTGASVEIWGRSFAQNMYISDSLGAHYRYPLFLYESLANLVGYIILVWIINQFGLLKPGSSAALYFIWYGLVRLAMEPLRQQQYHMYTVAAIVFIGGGMIAFLLFEFFNPTHYIRAWRKGRFQYAYAHPEKYIQWIEKTRIKFRNSKPISELGQ, via the coding sequence ATGAAGTATAAAAATACTTTATCACCAATTGCAGCCAATACAAGTGTGCCATTATTTAAAATTGGTAACTGGCCAATTCAAGTATATTCACTGACATTGATGCTTGGTATGATAGCTTCAATATTAACAATAGCTATTTTTTGAAGAAGAGAAAAGTATAAGTGAGAATACTTTTTAACTCTTGTTTTAATAACAGTACCTTCTGCTATTATTGGTGCACGGCTTTGAGATCTAGTTGAAGAAGCAATTTATAATCCAAATTATAATTGGTCAGGCTGATATAAAGTTTGAGAAGGTGGACTAAGTATCCAAGGTGGAGTTGTGCTTGCGTTTCTACTTGATATATTTTATGTTTATACAATTAGAGATAAAGTAGACATTCGCAAAGTTGCTTCAATTATTATTCCTAATATTTTAATTGGGCAAGTAATTGGTCGTTGAGGTAACTATGCTAACCATGAAGTTTATGGCAAAATAGACTACACAGGTGCTAGTGTTGAAATATGAGGTAGATCATTTGCTCAAAATATGTACATAAGTGACTCGCTGGGTGCACATTATAGATATCCGCTATTTTTATATGAGTCACTTGCAAACCTGGTAGGTTACATAATTTTAGTTTGAATTATTAATCAATTTGGCTTACTAAAACCTGGTTCAAGTGCTGCTCTTTACTTTATATGATATGGACTTGTGCGTTTAGCAATGGAACCACTGCGTCAACAACAATATCATATGTATACAGTTGCTGCAATTGTCTTTATTGGTGGTGGTATGATTGCATTTCTACTTTTTGAATTCTTCAATCCTACTCACTATATAAGAGCTTGAAGAAAAGGCAGATTCCAATATGCTTATGCTCATCCTGAAAAATATATTCAATGAATTGAAAAAACAAGAATTAAATTTAGAAATTCAAAACCTATAAGTGAATTGGGGCAATAA